Below is a window of Paraburkholderia kururiensis DNA.
CGACGCCGTCGAGGTGCTCGAACACATGATCGCGCCCGCCAGCCTCGACGGCGTGCACATCTTCTTTCCCGATCCGTGGCACAAGGCGCGCCATCACAAGCGTCGGCTGATCCAGCCGCCTTTCGTCGCGCTGCTTGCCTCGCGCATGAAGCCGGGCGCCTACCTGCATTGCGCAACGGACTGGCAGAACTACGCCGAACAGATGCTGGAAGTACTGCGCGCCGAGCCCGCGCTCGAGAACACCGCGCCCGAATACGCGCCGCGCCCCGACTATCGTCCGGTGACGAAGTTCGAACGCCGCGGACTGCGACTAGGCCATGGTGTGTGGGATCTGATTTTCAGGCGTCGCGCGGACTGACGCGACACAGGGACGTGTCCCCGGGGAAGGCCCAGCCCGCGAAATCCGCGTCATTCACCCAGATCGAGGCCGCCGCTGTAGCCGATCAGCAGGATCACGAGCCCGAAGCCGATGCGATACCACGCGAAGGCGGTGAAGTCGTGCGCAGCGACGTAGCGCAGCAGCCACCGCACGCAGGCAAACGCGCTCACGAACGCAGCCGCGAAACCGAGGGCGACCAGGCCCAGCGAGCTGGCTGACAACGCGTGCCAGCCTTTGTACAGCTCGTAGACCGTCGCGCCGAAGATGACGGGAATGGCGAGGAAAAACGAAAACTCGGTGGCAACGCGTCGATCAAGACCAAACAACATGCCGCCGATAATCGTGGCGCCCGAGCGCGACATGCCCGGAATCAGCGCGGCGCATTGGGCGCAGCCCACCTTGAACGCGTCCGCGGCCGTGAGTTCGTCCATCGATTGAACGCGGGCGACCGGTTCAGCGATGGCGCCGGCCGCAGCGCCTCCGGCAGAACCTGGGGCAGTAACGGCCGCCACGGCGCGGCGCTCGCGCTGACGCGACTCCGCCCAAAGAATAATCACGCCGCCCAAGACGAGCGCAAACGCCACCGATACCGGCGAAAAGAGCGCCGCCTTGATGGCGTTGCCGAACAGCAGCCCGAGCGCGATGGCCGGCAACGTGGCAATGACGACGTTCGCCGTGAAGCGCCGTGCATCCGGCTTCGACGCGAGCCCTGCGACCACATCCCCGATCTTGCGGCGGAACTCCCAG
It encodes the following:
- a CDS encoding undecaprenyl-diphosphate phosphatase, whose product is MDWILTCKALVLGLVEGLTEFLPVSSTGHLIVVGSLLGFNNEDGKTFDVVIQLGAILAVCWEFRRKIGDVVAGLASKPDARRFTANVVIATLPAIALGLLFGNAIKAALFSPVSVAFALVLGGVIILWAESRQRERRAVAAVTAPGSAGGAAAGAIAEPVARVQSMDELTAADAFKVGCAQCAALIPGMSRSGATIIGGMLFGLDRRVATEFSFFLAIPVIFGATVYELYKGWHALSASSLGLVALGFAAAFVSAFACVRWLLRYVAAHDFTAFAWYRIGFGLVILLIGYSGGLDLGE